A genomic window from Populus nigra chromosome 7, ddPopNigr1.1, whole genome shotgun sequence includes:
- the LOC133699215 gene encoding uncharacterized protein At1g66480-like, translated as MGNNIGGGNKAKVMLINGETFKLKTPARASEVVKDYPGYVLLDSEAVKHFGIRAKPLEPQQELKAKKIYFLIELPQIPEEKDPRSTRRVRSAIHMSAKERLENLMLTRRSVSDLSMVRPSSSQTSDGREPVQVKVRLPKAQVQKLVEESQDEVEVAEKLIDLYMGNSGGINGTDGHRHVHWKPELGNITESFKATNEKRVSFAQEEGETRLAVASP; from the exons ATGGGAAACAATATAGGAGGAGGGAATAAAGCAAAGGTGATGTTGATCAATGGTGAAACTTTCAAGTTAAAGACTCCGGCAAGGGCCAGCGAGGTCGTTAAGGATTATCCAGGTTATGTATTATTGGATTCGGAAGCTGTTAAGCATTTTGGGATTCGTGCTAAGCCGTTAGAGCCTCAACAAGAATTAAAGgccaagaaaatatatttcctAATAGAGTTGCCTCAAATTCCTGAGGAAAAAGATCCTAGGAGTACTAGGAGGGTTCGGTCAGCTATACATATGAGCGCCAAAGAACGGCTTGAGAACTTGATGTTAACTCGGAGGTCAGTTTCTGACCTGTCGATGGTTAGACCATCGTCGAGTCAAACATCAGATGGGCGGGAGCCGGTTCAGGTGAAAGTTAGGCTGCCTAAGGCCCAAGTGCAAAAATTGGTGGAGGAGAGCCAAGATGAAGTAGAGGTGGCTGAAAAGCTTATTGATCTATACATGGGAAATTCCGGTGGTATTAATGGTACAGATGGGCACCGGCACGTGCATTGGAAGCCGGAGCTTGGTAACATCACGGAGAGTTTCAAGGCAACTAATGAG AAACGAGTGAGTTTTGCTCAAGAAGAGGGCGAAACCCGTTTAGCTGTTGCCTCTCCTTAG